The region GTGAACCGCGCACATCAGAACGATCTCGCGGAACTGACCGTACCAAGTTCGCGCACGCACGGCGTCGCCGAGCGTGCGCTTAATCGTCGAGAAGACGCTCTCAGACATCGAACGCTGGCGATATCGAGGCCCGTCGACCCGCGCGTTGTGCGCGTGGTCGACG is a window of Halococcus salsus DNA encoding:
- a CDS encoding transposase, with protein sequence VDHAHNARVDGPRYRQRSMSESVFSTIKRTLGDAVRARTWYGQFREIVLMCAVHNMKRLL